DNA from Drosophila busckii strain San Diego stock center, stock number 13000-0081.31 chromosome 2R, ASM1175060v1, whole genome shotgun sequence:
ACGCGCGTCGGCTGCGCCTTTTCGGCAAAGACGCCCATTTTCTTAAACAGCGGAAAGTCCATTTGGGCCAGAAAGCTGAGACTCATTTTGGACAAGTCCAATATTTCCACATAGCCGCTAATAATGCTGTTGTCATCCTCGCGTATTTGGCGCTCCAGCAGCGCAGTCTGATAGCGAAACAAATCGAGCAGCTTAAACACTTTGGGATCGAACTTGGCATAGTCCGTTAGCTGTATGCGTGGACCACCCGGCCCCAAGGGCTTGGGCAAACGCAGATAGGTgctatcaaattaaatattgttgtaaGATAAACTGCTTAAATATCTTTGAGTAACGCACCCAGTGCGGCAAAGCGCTAGCGTTTTGTCATCCAGTTGGCGATTGGCAAACAGCTCGGGCATCATGGTCTTGATTGTATAGAAGTGATCCAGCTTGGACTTGGCCTTCTCCAGACTAAACTTGCAGCCACGTAGAAAAGCCACCAGAAACTGCTCATCGTCACGTGATTTCAAATGCGGCTGCTTGGCCAGCCACTCACGTAGCGTTGCTATATCCTCTGGCAGACGCGCCT
Protein-coding regions in this window:
- the LOC108596533 gene encoding alpha-tocopherol transfer protein-like — translated: MANIRPLSAELRHIAETELNEVEARLPEDIATLREWLAKQPHLKSRDDEQFLVAFLRGCKFSLEKAKSKLDHFYTIKTMMPELFANRQLDDKTLALCRTGTYLRLPKPLGPGGPRIQLTDYAKFDPKVFKLLDLFRYQTALLERQIREDDNSIISGYVEILDLSKMSLSFLAQMDFPLFKKMGVFAEKAQPTRVKGIHLVNCPKEAVTVLNLAKSLMPTKLQQRFYIYKNLEELYKVIPREYLPEEYGGSNGRIAEIIAQMESDIRAYTDYLQQDSQYGVNEQLRPGKRLNPDTLFGIEGSFRKLDID